The Gordonia terrae genome contains the following window.
GATCAGATTTGCGATGGCTTTGCTTCCCAACGGCGTCGGGTGGCGGGGTTGGGTCTGGGATTGCGAGGCGTTCCCTTCGAACCAGCGCGCTGCGCCCGCGCATGCGTCATGTCCGACCGCGGCGGCGGCCACGTCGACGAAGGTCATCGATCGTGTGACGGCGGCTGTCCGCAGGATCGCGTCGAATCGCTTGAAAAACGCGTAGAGGTACGCGGCGTCGGCGTTGCTGATGTTCGCCTGGCCGGGGCAACCGGTTCGGCCGTAGTAGCCGCCGTGTCCGACGAGAACGACGCGAGCGAGGGGTGCACGGGCGGCGATGGCGCTCAGAGTTGCGCCGATCTTCGGTGCGACTGCGGTGAGGGCCGAGGTCATCCGGTCGGCCATGGCTCGATCCTGTCGACACCGAGCGTCCTGGCCGAACCTGGGCGTGAAGCAGGAGGAGACAATCGACCACCAGCGGAGATCGTTGCCGCCGATCGAGAGAGTCACCAGTCGCGTGGACCACGACAGGGCGTTGATCTGGACGGGCCGGGCGCCAAACGATGTCGTCTGTCGGCTGGTCGTGACGTCTGCTGTCGTGGCGTTCACGCAGGCGACCGAGGTGAAGCTCATCCGGAGCTGGGAGGCGAGGTGGTTCGGGTAGGCGTCGCGCGTACGGCCGCACCCGTCCGGATGCTGCGCCGAGGTCAGTGTCGGCGCCGCGGCGCGTGAGTCCCCGAGGGCGACGTAAGCGGGTGCCGCCGGCGCGGCGAGAACCGACGGTACCGACACACAGCTGATCGCGATGGCGAGGATGGCGACGAGTGCGAGGCGGATTCGGGTCACGGCGGGAGTATCCCAGCTGAACCGGCGGGCGTTACATGAGGCCTGCCTCGGACGAAACAATCAACGGGGCCGTTGCCGCCCGTTCACGCGAACCCTTTAGCATGACGGGGTTCGATTTCGATGCGAGCAGTGGCTGACCAGCGGGGTGTTCCGGTCCGGGATCGCTTGTGTGACAGGAGTGTTGGCGATGCCGGCATGGTGGAACGTGCGGGGCTGGATGCTGCGCGCGGCGGCCGCTGCAGTTGCGGCGACGGTGATGACGATCGGCGCGGTCGGAGGCCCGGCGGAGGTGTGGGCCGAGCCGCCGAACCTCGGTCCCGCGCCCTCCGCGGTGCCCGAAGCCATCGACGCCACGGTGCCGCCACCGCCGGTGAAGGAGCTCGAGCGCATACCTGCACGCTCGGTGACCCCCGGCGCCTCCCATGAGCTACAGGAACTTCGCGAGGCGGTCATGCCCTCGCCGAGTGGTGACCGGTTCTTCGATCAGTGGCCGGCGGATCTCACGCGCAGGGCGAGTGGAGAAGTCATCTCCACTCGCGATGTCATGCGCACAGCGCAGTTGTTGATGACGGTTCCGTTGCGGTCGGCCCGCCAGGTCAAGTTCCGCAGCGTCGACGCCGGTGGTCAGCCGATTTTCGGTACCGCGACCCTGTTGGTCCCGGCCAAGGCGTGGCAGGGACCTCGTTCGCGTCCGGTGCTGATTCACAATTCGCCGATCGTGGCGCTCGGTACGAAATGCACGCCCGGTTACACGCTGGCTCACGGCTATCACGCCGACACCAACACCACCGACCTCGTCCCGCCGTTCGCGCAATTGGCACTCGACCGCGGCTACGCGGTGATCGTGCCCGACCACACCGGCCCCCGGATGGCTTACGCCGAACCGTATGTCGCGGCACACGTGATCATGGACTCGGTACGTGCGGCGAGCCGGCTCGACCCCGACAACTTCAGCCGCGGCCCGATCGCCCTGCACGGATACTCCGGCGGTGCGATCGCGACCAATGCAGCAGCGAAGCTGGCCGATTCCTACGCTCCGGAGCAGGCCGAGAGGATCGTCGGCGCGGCATACGGGGGTGTGCCGGCCGACTACCGTTCGCTGGCCGGCGCCATGAACGCCAATCTCGGTTCCGGGGTGTTCCACGCCGCCATGCTCGGCGTCGCACGCGAGCGTCCCGAAGTCCTCGCGATGGCGAACAACGCGGCACGCTGGTTGGCCACGTCTCCGATGCGGGACCTGTGTACCAGCGGGATGGGTGCTCTGGGGGTGTCGCACATACCCACCCAGGTGTTGTCGGCAGATCCCGATCCCTACCATTCACCCGTCGCCGAGCGACTGTTCGAGATCACCTCGATGACGGACCACAAGGCGACGATGCCGTTGCGGATCTATCACGGGACGTACGAATGGTGGATACCGGCGAGCCAGGCGCGTGCTCTGTTTGCCGAGCAGTGTGCGCTGGGGGCATCAGCGTCGTACCGCGAGTACCCGGCCGAACACATGACCGGGATCTTCGCCGGCCTGCCTGACACGTTGACGTGGCTCGACGCCCGCCTGCGCGGGGTGCCCGCGCGGAGTGAGTGTCGCTGACGGGACGACTTGTTTCGACGTCGCCGCCGGCCGGCCAACGGTGGGGTGGCTTCGAACTCGGCGCCTCGCTTCGCTCGGGGCCGGCTCAACCAGCGGTAAGGCCCGGGGCCGGCTCAACCAGCGGTGGGGCCCGGGGCCGGCTCTGCCAGCGTGGGGCTCGGGACCGGGCTCAACCGGCGGTGGGGTCAGAGCGCTGCAACGACCAGATCCGCGATGGCGCGGCTTCCCAGCGGGGTGGGATGGCGGACCTGGGTCGCTGACCGCGAGATGTTTCCCTCGAACCATCGGGCGGCACCCGCGCATGCGTCGTGTCCGACGGCGGGGCCGGCGACGTCGACGAAGGTGACCGACTGCGCGTGGGCGGACTTCTCGAGTACTGCGTTGAAGCGCTCGAAGAACCGGAGGACGAACGCGGCGTCTGCGGTGCTGATGTTGGCTTGGTCGGGGCAACCGGTCTGCCCGTAGTAGCCGCCGTGACCGACGAGTACGACCCGCGCTTGGGGAGCGCGTCGTCGGATCTGGGTCAGCGTGGCGTCGATCTTGGGCGCGAGCCGGGACAGGCCGGAATCGATTCGCCTTGCCACCGAGGCGTTGCCGCGGCAGCGTGCGTCGTGGCCGAACCTTGTTGTGAAGCAGGACGACACCAGCGACCACCACTGCAGGTCGATGCCGCCGATCGACAGGGTGACCAGCCGCGTCGACCGGGACAGCGCGCGTGTCTGGGCGGGATGCGGACCGTAGAGCGTCGGTTGCGGTGTCGTCATGACATTCGCAGTGGTGGCGTTGACGCAGGCGACAGACCGCAAGGTGAGCCCGAGTCGCGCGGCCACGTGTACGGGGTAGCCGTCATGAGTGCGCCCGCATCCGTCCGGGCGCATGCTGGATCCGTTCGTGGGCGCCGCAGCGCGCGAGTCGCCCAGGGCGACATACTCGGGACCGCCGCCGGGGGATGCCGTCGCCGGCACTGCCAGCACGGTGCTGAGTACACAGATGAGGGCGGCGAGAGTCGTGATGCGGACTCGGGTCATCACGGGGCAGAGGATGGCCAGAGAATCCAGCCGGGCGGTTGCCGTCACCACCGGATCGTAGGTAGCCCATGCCCTCGTCGGCGCGTATGCCGACAGAGTTCGTCCGATCGGGTGACACTGACATCTGCTGTGCCGCAGGATGCTTCGTGGTGCGCGTCGATGTGGGTGCCCCCACCAGGGCTCGAACCTGGGACCTGCGGATTAAAAGTCCGTAGCTCTACCAACTGAGCTATAGGGGCAGGACCCCGGCGAGCCGGGGCGTCGATGAGTTTACAACGTGTGCACGCGGCGAGAACGTGGCCCTCCATGTGCGTGTCGTCGAACTCCTCGAGATGGCCCGTTTATGGTCCTGACCAGTCGATTTGTAGTTTGCGCGAGACGTGTCATAAGCTATCCAAGCTCCCAACGGAGAACACGACCGGCCCCCTTCGTCTAGCGGCCTAGGACGCCGCCCTTTCAAGGCGGTAGCGCGGGTTCGAATCCCGTAGGGGGTACGCCTGTCCGGTACTCGGCGACGAGGACCGGACAGATAATTGAACAAGGCCCTGTGGCGCAGTTGGTTAGCGCGCCGCCCTGTCACGGCGGAGGTCGCGGGTTCGAGTCCCGTCAGGGTCGCCAAAGGTTTCGGTTCATCGCAACCGGCACCTTCCGGCCAGGTAGCTCAGTTGGTACGAGCGTCCGCCTGAAAAGCGGAAGGTCGTCGGTTCGATCCCGACTCTGGCCACCACAACAATCCCCAGCAGTTCACACTGCTGGGGATTCTTGCGTTCGGACCCCTTCGTTCTCAGCGCCCAGAACGCAACCGCGACATGCGGTCTCAGAACGCCACCGACGATTTCGAATGGTTCCCCACAGCAACATCGGTCCGTCGCAGACGCGTTGCGGTGCACATGGGTTCGCTGACGGTGTCGTGGTTGCTCTGGAATGTTCTGGTCGCCAGGTGGTTTCGACTCGGCGCCTCGCTTCGCTCGGTGCCGGCTCAACCAGCGGAAGGGGGCACCTGGTCAACCAGCGGGAGGGGGCACCTGGTCAACCAGCGGGAGGGGGCACCTGGTCAACCAGCGGGAGGGGGCACCTGGTCAACAGCCGGGAGGGG
Protein-coding sequences here:
- a CDS encoding SGNH/GDSL hydrolase family protein; this translates as MTRIRLALVAILAIAISCVSVPSVLAAPAAPAYVALGDSRAAAPTLTSAQHPDGCGRTRDAYPNHLASQLRMSFTSVACVNATTADVTTSRQTTSFGARPVQINALSWSTRLVTLSIGGNDLRWWSIVSSCFTPRFGQDARCRQDRAMADRMTSALTAVAPKIGATLSAIAARAPLARVVLVGHGGYYGRTGCPGQANISNADAAYLYAFFKRFDAILRTAAVTRSMTFVDVAAAAVGHDACAGAARWFEGNASQSQTQPRHPTPLGSKAIANLIARAL
- a CDS encoding SGNH/GDSL hydrolase family protein → MTATARLDSLAILCPVMTRVRITTLAALICVLSTVLAVPATASPGGGPEYVALGDSRAAAPTNGSSMRPDGCGRTHDGYPVHVAARLGLTLRSVACVNATTANVMTTPQPTLYGPHPAQTRALSRSTRLVTLSIGGIDLQWWSLVSSCFTTRFGHDARCRGNASVARRIDSGLSRLAPKIDATLTQIRRRAPQARVVLVGHGGYYGQTGCPDQANISTADAAFVLRFFERFNAVLEKSAHAQSVTFVDVAGPAVGHDACAGAARWFEGNISRSATQVRHPTPLGSRAIADLVVAAL
- a CDS encoding lipase family protein; its protein translation is MPAWWNVRGWMLRAAAAAVAATVMTIGAVGGPAEVWAEPPNLGPAPSAVPEAIDATVPPPPVKELERIPARSVTPGASHELQELREAVMPSPSGDRFFDQWPADLTRRASGEVISTRDVMRTAQLLMTVPLRSARQVKFRSVDAGGQPIFGTATLLVPAKAWQGPRSRPVLIHNSPIVALGTKCTPGYTLAHGYHADTNTTDLVPPFAQLALDRGYAVIVPDHTGPRMAYAEPYVAAHVIMDSVRAASRLDPDNFSRGPIALHGYSGGAIATNAAAKLADSYAPEQAERIVGAAYGGVPADYRSLAGAMNANLGSGVFHAAMLGVARERPEVLAMANNAARWLATSPMRDLCTSGMGALGVSHIPTQVLSADPDPYHSPVAERLFEITSMTDHKATMPLRIYHGTYEWWIPASQARALFAEQCALGASASYREYPAEHMTGIFAGLPDTLTWLDARLRGVPARSECR